GCCACGGGCCGATATTTGCGGCATTAGGGGGACGCTCGTCGCGATGAGTCGGTGCAGTTGGGCATGTAGGTGGTGCGGTCCGAGGACGCCCAGGAGGGCCCACGCATTGCTCGAGAACCAACCCGAACTTCACCGGCGCTTTGCGGTCCGCATTCCGTGCGTTTCCTGGCGATTTGGTGACGCTCCCTCACGTTGGGTAACGTTGCGTCTACCGACGCGGGGTGGAGCAGCTCGGTAGCTCGCTGGGCTCATAACCCAGAGGTCGCAGGTTCGAATCCTGTCCCCGCTACCAAAGTTCGAAAGTTCGAACTTGGGTCCTGATAAACAGGGCGCAAGTTCGAACTTTTCGACATTCTGGGTGTTGTTATTCTCGGTTCCTGCGCGGCGACGGTGCCGCCCGTCAACTCGGCGTCGAGGCTCTGTTTGAGATTCGGATCGAGAAGCCGATCGAACAGCTCGGTGAGTTCCACGTCGGCAATCTCATCGTCGGTGATGTAGAGCCGCTCGAACACTGCTTGGACCATCAGTCGGCGCTCCCTTGGATGACTCTTCATATAGAAGTGCTCGGAGTCACGCAGGATGTTCAGTGCCGCGTCTAGGGGTACTCGGCTAAGACGTTGTTGTCAGTCGGCTGATCGGGGGTTGGCCTCCGAGTGCTGAGTGGCGTCGTTGATTGTTGTAGTGCTCGAGCCATGGGGCAAGGGCTGCGCTACGGGCATCGTTGGTGGTGAAGACCTGTCGGTAGGCCCATTCGGTTTGCAGTGTCCGGTTGAAGCGTTCGACTTTGCCGTTCTGCCAAGGGCAATGGGGACGGATGAACTTGTGCGTGGCGTTCAACGAGGCTATGACCTCAGCGACGGCAACCGATCGCCGGTAACTGAAGTGGTTGTCGGTGATGACCCGCTCGATGCTGGTGACACCGCAGGCGGCGAAGTGGGCAGCAGCCCGTCTGAGAAACGCCGCGCAGGTGGGCCCTTTCTCATCGGGCAAGATCTCGGAGTAGGCCAGGCGGGAATGGTCATCCACGGCGGAGTGCACGTAATCAAAGCCGGTTCCGGCGACCTTGTGTGCGTAAGTGTCGCCGGCGGCCCGACCCTTGGCCTTCCACCCACCGCCGTCCGGGATGCGGCCAATCTTTTTGACGTCCATATGGATTAACTCACCAGGGCGTGCTCGCTCATAGCGGACCGCGGTAGTTTTCGAGGCCCGTATCGGTGTGCCGGTGAGCGGATCGCAGTCACGCAGATACGGCACCTGGTGGCGTCGCAGGATCGTACTGACGGTACGTGGCGACACTCCAAGCTCGGCCCCGATCCAGTCTTGGCCGCGGCGCTCACGAAGCCGCAGTGTGATCACCGCGTCTTCGACAGCCGGCG
The nucleotide sequence above comes from Mycobacterium vicinigordonae. Encoded proteins:
- a CDS encoding IS481 family transposase; its protein translation is MSHANARLTVHGRALLVDRIVGGQRPVAHVAAELGVSRQCAHRWVRRFRELGSAGLADRSSRPRRCPRRTAPAVEDAVITLRLRERRGQDWIGAELGVSPRTVSTILRRHQVPYLRDCDPLTGTPIRASKTTAVRYERARPGELIHMDVKKIGRIPDGGGWKAKGRAAGDTYAHKVAGTGFDYVHSAVDDHSRLAYSEILPDEKGPTCAAFLRRAAAHFAACGVTSIERVITDNHFSYRRSVAVAEVIASLNATHKFIRPHCPWQNGKVERFNRTLQTEWAYRQVFTTNDARSAALAPWLEHYNNQRRHSALGGQPPISRLTTTS